Genomic window (Caldinitratiruptor microaerophilus):
CCGGCGCACGACGGGCCAGCAGGAGATCATCCTCGTCTCCTCCGCCGGCTACGCGCTCCGCTTCCACGAGGACGACGTCCGGCCGATGGGCCGCGACGCCCGGGGCGTGAAGGGCATCGAGCTGGATGAGGGGGCTGCGGTGATCGGCATGGACGTGGTCCAGCCGGACGCCGACCTCCTGGTGGCCACCCGCATGGCCATGGGCAAGCGGACCCCGCTGGCCGAGTACCCGACCTACCGCCGGGGCGCGCGGGGCGTCAAGACGTTCAACCTCACCGCCCGCACCGGCGACCTGGTGGCCATCAAGACCGTGCGTGAGCAGAGCGAGCTCTTCCTCATCACCGAGCGCGGCATCCTCATCCGGATGCCGGCCGCCCAGGTCCGGCAGACGGGGCGCATCGCCCAGGGCGTGATCCTCATGAACCTCGAGCCCGGGGACAGCCTGGTGGCGGTGGCCGAGGCCCTCACCCGGGACGACGAGGACGGCGAGTAGCCCCGCCCGCGGTGCGCCCGCGGGACGTTGACAGGTCCGGCAGAGACTTGTATGAATGTGACGGGAAGGCTCCCCCACAGGCGAGCGCGCCTGCGGGGGCTCGCTGCCTTAATCGAGGGAGGCGCGTATGGCCATGGCGGTCGACAAGAGCACGTGGCGCAACAAGGTGGGCCTGGCGGAGATGCTCAAGGGCGGCGTCATCATGGACGTCGTCACCCCCGAGCAGGCCATCATCGCGGAGAAGGCAGGCGCGGTAGCGGTCATGGCCCTGGAACGCGTCCCGGCGGACATCCGCGCCCAGGGCGGCGTGGCCCGCATGTCCGATCCCAAGCTCATCAAGCAGATCATGGAGGCCGTGACCATTCCGGTCATGGCGAAGGCCCGCATCGGCCACTTCGTCGAGGCGCAGATCCTCGAGGCGCTCGGGGTCGACTTCGTCGACGAGTCGGAGGTGCTGACCCCCGCCGACGAGGAGAACCACATCTGGAAGCACGACTTCAAGGTGCCCTTCGTCTGCGGCGCCACGAACCTGGGCGAGGCCCTGCGGCGCATCGCCGAGGGGGCGGCGATGATCCGCTCCAAGGGCGAGGCCGGCACGGGCAACGTCGTCGAGGCGGTCCGGCACCTGCGCTCGATCCTCCGGGACATCCGCCGCATCAAGGAGGCGCCGGACGACGAGCTGCAGCACATCGCCAAGGAACTGGGCGCCTCCCTCGAGCTCGTGCGGGAGGTCAAGGAGCGCGGCCGGCTGCCGGTCCCGCTCTTCTGCGCCGGCGGCGTGGCGACCCCCGCCGACGCTGCCCTGGTGATGCAGCTCGGCGCCGAGGCGGTGTTCGTGGGCTCGGGCATCTTCAAGTCCGGCAACCCGGAGAAGCGGGCCCGGGCGATCGTCCTGGCCGTCCAGCACTACAACGATCCGAAGATCCTCGCGGAGGTGTCGGAGGACCTGGGCGAGCCGATGGTCGGCATCAACGTCTCCACCCTGCGCGAGGAAGAGAAGCTCGCGACGAGGGGCTGGTGAGGATGGGCCGGCCGCGAGTCGGGGTCGTCGCCTACCAGGGCGCCGTCCCCGAGCACCTGCGGGCGCTCGAGGCCGTGGGCGCCGAGGCCGTGCCGGTGCGCTGGCCCCGGGAGCTGGAGGGCCTGGCGGGCCTCATCATCCCGGGCGGCGAGAGCACGACGATCGGCGACGCCATGAAGACCTGGGGCCTCCTGGACGCGGTCCGCGAGTGGGCGCAGGCGGGCGGCGCCATCTACGGCACCTGCGCCGGGGCGATCCTGCTGGCCACCGAGATCCGCGGTGGGAAGCCGGACCAGCCCCGGCTCGGCCTCATCCCCATGGCCGTACAGCGCAACGGGTTCGGGCGTCAGATCGAGTCGTGCGAGGCGGACCTCGAGTTCAAGGGGATCGGCCCCGAGCCCTTCCACACCGTCTTCATCCGGGCTCCGTACTTCGAGGACCTGGGCCCGGGCGTCGAGCCCCTGGCCGAGCTGGACGGCAAGGTGGTCGCCGTGCGGTACGGCCGCTTCCTGGCGACGGCCTTCCACCCGGAGCTCACGGACGACCGCCGGATCCACCGGTTCTTCCTGGACCTGGCCACGGGCGGGACGCCCGACCCGGCGCAGGAGGTGCCGGCGCCACATGCGTGAGGTCGAGCCGAAAGCCGGGGCGCGGAACACGCGCCGCTGCCCGCACTGCCGCGGAACGCTGGAGCCGCACGAGACGGTCTGCCGCTGGTGTGGCGCGCCGGTTCCCGAGGAGGTGCCGGATCTCCAGCCCGGCGACGTCCTCCGGGTCCGCAATCCGTTCAAGGGCGGTCACGAGGAGGAGGTGACCGTCGTCCGGGTCGACCGGGGCGGCCACGGCATCGAGGTGCGGGACGCGCGCGGGCAGGTCTGGGGGTACCTGAAGCCCGCCGACGTCCTGGGCATGGTGCGGCGGGCCCGGCGGGAGCAGCCCTGATCCGGCCGTTGACGTCTTGTCTCCGTGACCGGCCCGTGCTATACTGCTGCCCAAACGACGGAGCCCGAGGAAGGGGAGCGTAGGCGTCACCCCCGACCGCAGAGAGCCGGCGGTGGCCGCCCGGAGGTGGCCGTGGTGCAAGCCGGTGTCGGGAGCGCCGGTCCGCCCCGGAGGGTCCCGGGGAAACCCGGGCGGGTCCGGCCCGATAGAGCCGGGACGAGTGGGTTGCCGTCGGCAACCAGGCAGGGTGGCACCGCGGGAACGAGCTCCCGCCCCTGAAGAGGGGGCGGGAGTCGCCGTTCTCAGGCGAGCCGGTGGCCTGGAGGCGCACGGCAGCCAACCAGGGTGGCACCGCGAGGCCCGTCAGGACCCCGCCCCTGGACCGCCGGCCAGGCGCGCCGCCGGCGGTCCGGGGGCGCTCGTTTTGCGGGCTCCGCTGCCCGATCCCACGCGAGGAGGCATCGCCCGTGCTGGAAGAAAAGTACCTGCTCATGCTGCCCGGACCCACCCCCGTGCCCCCGCCGGTGGCACTCGCCCAGGCCATGCCCATGATGAACCACCGCGGGGAGGCGTTCACCGCTCTGTTCCGCGAGATCACGGCCGGCCTGCAGCGGGTCTTCCGCACCCGGCAGCCCGTGCTCGTGCTTCCCGGCTCCGGCACCGGCGGCTTCGAGACGGCCCTGCAGAACTTCGTTGCCCCCGGCGAGAAGGTGCTGGCCGTGGTCACCGGCGCCTTCGGCGACCGCTGGGCGAAGGGAGCCAGGGCCCTCGGGTACGAGGTGGAAAGGCTGGACGTGGAATGGGGCAGGGCGGCGGACCCCGGCGAACTGCGGGAGCGCCTCGCCGCGGGCCGGGACCGGCCGATCCGGGCCGTTCTCCTGACCCACAACGAGACGTCCACCGGCGTGACGAACCCCATCCGGGAACTGGCGCAGGTGGCGCGCGAGCACGGGGCGCTGGTGATGGTCGACTCCGTGAGCGGCCTGGGCGCCCTGCCCATCGAGATGGACGAGTGGGGCCTCGACGTGGTGCTGACGGGCGCGCAGAAGGCGCTCATGTGCCCGCCGGGCCTGACCCTCCTGGCGGCGAGCCCGCGGGCCTGGGAGGCTTCGGATCGCAACCCCGGCCCCCGCTTCTACTTCGACCTCCGACCGTACCGGGACGGCTACGAGAAGGCGTCCCTGCCCTACACCCCCGCCCTGGCGCTCCTGTACGCGCTCCGGGAGTCCCTGCGGCTCATCGAGCGGGAGGGCCTGGAGGCGGCCTGGGCCAGGCACCGGCTGCTGGGCCGCATGACCCGGGCCGGCGTCCGGGCGATGGGCCTGGAACTCCTCGTCCGGGACGACCGCTTCGCCTCCGACTCGGTCACCGCCGTGAAGGCCCCGCCGGGACTGAGTCCGAGCGCCATCCGCCGCACGGCCCGGGAGCGTTTCGGCGTGATCCTGGCCGGCGGCCAGGGGCCGCTGTCGGAGACGGTGTTCCGCATCGGCCACCTGGGCTACGTGGTCCCCGGCGACGTCGTGCAGGCACTGGCGGCCGTGGAGGGCGCGCTCGCGCTGCACGGGCTGCCGGTCGAGCTGGGGCGGGCCGCGGCCGCCGCAGAGGCCGTGTGGCTGGACGCCCTCCGGGAGCAGGCGCCAGCCCCTGCCCGTACTTGACTCTCCGCCGCCGGGGGCCGGCATCCCCCGGACGAGCCGTACTGGAGGTTTGAAGCAAGATGCGCATCCTCGTCGCCGATCCCATCGCCGAGGCGGGCATCCGCATCCTGCAGGAGCAGGCGGACGTCGACGTCCGCCGCGTCACCCCCGCCGAGCTGCTCGAGATCGCCTCCGAGTACGACGCCATCATCACCCGCTCCGAGACGAAGATCACCGCCGACGTGCTGGCCCGGGCAACCCGGCTCAAGGTGGTGGGCCGGGCCGGGGTGGGGGTGGACAACATCGACGTCGCCGCCGCCACCGAACGGGGCGTGGTGGTGGTGAACGTCCCCGGCGCCAACACCTTCTCCACCGCCGAGCACACCTGGGCGCTCATCCTGGCCCTCGTCCGCAACGTGCCGCAGGCGATGGCCAGCCTCAAGGCCGGCGAGTGGGACCGCCGCCGGTTCACCGGCGTGGAGCTGCACGGCAAGACCCTCGGGGTGATCGGGTTCGGGCGGATCGGGTACGAGGTCGCGGCCCGCGGCCGGGCCTTCGGGATGCGCGTGCTGGCCTACGACCCCTACGCCAACCCGGCCCGGGCGGAGCACCTCGGCGTCCTCCTGGTCGACCTGCCCGTCCTCCTGGCCGAGTCGGACATCGTCACCATCCACGCGGCGAAGACCCCGGAGACCGCCCGGCTCATCCAGGCGCGGGAACTGGCCATGATGAAGAAGGGCGCCCGGATCGTCAACTGCGCCCGGGGCGGGATGGTCGACGAGATGGCCCTCTACGAGGCCCTGCGCTCGGGCCACCTGGCCGGGGCGGCGCTCGACGTGTTCAGCACCGAGCCCCTCACCGAGCACCCGCTCTTCACCCTGCCCAA
Coding sequences:
- the serA gene encoding phosphoglycerate dehydrogenase, translated to MRILVADPIAEAGIRILQEQADVDVRRVTPAELLEIASEYDAIITRSETKITADVLARATRLKVVGRAGVGVDNIDVAAATERGVVVVNVPGANTFSTAEHTWALILALVRNVPQAMASLKAGEWDRRRFTGVELHGKTLGVIGFGRIGYEVAARGRAFGMRVLAYDPYANPARAEHLGVLLVDLPVLLAESDIVTIHAAKTPETARLIQARELAMMKKGARIVNCARGGMVDEMALYEALRSGHLAGAALDVFSTEPLTEHPLFTLPNVVVTPHLAASTVEAQEANGVQIARQVLRVLAGELVPEAVNLPAVPPDAAQVVARHLPLAEVLGSFLGQAFAGPLRLVEVIYEGELAREPATLLTNTVLKGLLGTRASEVVNYINAPALAKRYDVGVRESRSVEGGQAEGRITVRAQVGPAERTVTGTLGRDGEVRLVRVNGMPLDLAPTRYMIVTRHHDRPGILGQFGTILGRAGVNIAGLSLGRQARAGEAVAIFLVDDAPGPEVVAELAAVDGVAEARPVTLPMLPNGLS
- the pdxT gene encoding pyridoxal 5'-phosphate synthase glutaminase subunit PdxT produces the protein MGRPRVGVVAYQGAVPEHLRALEAVGAEAVPVRWPRELEGLAGLIIPGGESTTIGDAMKTWGLLDAVREWAQAGGAIYGTCAGAILLATEIRGGKPDQPRLGLIPMAVQRNGFGRQIESCEADLEFKGIGPEPFHTVFIRAPYFEDLGPGVEPLAELDGKVVAVRYGRFLATAFHPELTDDRRIHRFFLDLATGGTPDPAQEVPAPHA
- the pdxS gene encoding pyridoxal 5'-phosphate synthase lyase subunit PdxS produces the protein MAVDKSTWRNKVGLAEMLKGGVIMDVVTPEQAIIAEKAGAVAVMALERVPADIRAQGGVARMSDPKLIKQIMEAVTIPVMAKARIGHFVEAQILEALGVDFVDESEVLTPADEENHIWKHDFKVPFVCGATNLGEALRRIAEGAAMIRSKGEAGTGNVVEAVRHLRSILRDIRRIKEAPDDELQHIAKELGASLELVREVKERGRLPVPLFCAGGVATPADAALVMQLGAEAVFVGSGIFKSGNPEKRARAIVLAVQHYNDPKILAEVSEDLGEPMVGINVSTLREEEKLATRGW
- a CDS encoding pyridoxal-phosphate-dependent aminotransferase family protein — protein: MLEEKYLLMLPGPTPVPPPVALAQAMPMMNHRGEAFTALFREITAGLQRVFRTRQPVLVLPGSGTGGFETALQNFVAPGEKVLAVVTGAFGDRWAKGARALGYEVERLDVEWGRAADPGELRERLAAGRDRPIRAVLLTHNETSTGVTNPIRELAQVAREHGALVMVDSVSGLGALPIEMDEWGLDVVLTGAQKALMCPPGLTLLAASPRAWEASDRNPGPRFYFDLRPYRDGYEKASLPYTPALALLYALRESLRLIEREGLEAAWARHRLLGRMTRAGVRAMGLELLVRDDRFASDSVTAVKAPPGLSPSAIRRTARERFGVILAGGQGPLSETVFRIGHLGYVVPGDVVQALAAVEGALALHGLPVELGRAAAAAEAVWLDALREQAPAPART